From Saccopteryx leptura isolate mSacLep1 chromosome 3, mSacLep1_pri_phased_curated, whole genome shotgun sequence, one genomic window encodes:
- the ID4 gene encoding DNA-binding protein inhibitor ID-4, whose protein sequence is MKAVSPVRPSGRKAPSGCGGGELALRCLAEHGHSLGGSAAAAAAAAAARCKAAEAAAEEPALCLQCDMNDCYSRLRRLVPTIPPNKKVSKVEILQHVIDYILDLQLALETHPALLRQPPPPAPPHHPAGTCPTAPLRTPLTALNTDPAGAVNKQGDSILCR, encoded by the exons ATGAAGGCGGTGAGCCCCGTGCGCCCCTCGGGCCGCAAGGCGCCGTCGGGCTGCGGCGGCGGGGAGCTGGCGCTGCGCTGCCTGGCCGAGCACGGCCACAGCCTGGGCGGCTCGGCGGCCGCGGCGGCTGCGGCGGCGGCTGCCCGCTGCAAGGCAGCCGAGGCGGCGGCCGAAGAGCCAGCGCTGTGCCTGCAGTGCGATATGAACGACTGCTACAGCCGCCTGCGAAGGCTGGTGCCCACCATCCCGCCCAACAAGAAAGTCAGCAAAGTGGAGATCCTGCAGCACGTTATCGACTACATCCTGGACCTCCAGCTGGCGCTGGAGACGCACCCAGCTCTTCTGAGGCAGCCGCCCCCGCCGGCGCCACCGCACCACCCGGCCGGGACCTGTCCGACCGCGCCTCTGCGGACTCCGCTCACGGCGCTCAACACCGACCCG GCCGGCGCGGTGAACAAGCAGGGCGACAGCATTCTTTGCCGCTGA